In Desulfofundulus kuznetsovii DSM 6115, the following are encoded in one genomic region:
- a CDS encoding LytR/AlgR family response regulator transcription factor encodes MKLKALIVDDEYPARQELRYALSSFENIEIVGEATNAQEAMTLIKALDYQVLFLDISMPGMSGLELGAVIQELPRQPQVIFVTAYDEYAVRAFEVNAVDYLLKPVDQARLKKAVDKVLKKYQEITPAEAAASEEDLVTPAVRGGNGAGQFKIDRIPAEKQGKTVLVAESDIVYAFTEQDYIYIKTYADKFFTRFTLKELEARLNPNMFFRTHRCYIVNLHKVKEIVPFFNGTYNLVVDDKENSEVPVSRAQAKKLRKILGF; translated from the coding sequence GTGAAGTTAAAGGCGCTCATAGTAGATGATGAATATCCGGCCCGGCAGGAATTGCGTTACGCCTTGAGCAGTTTTGAAAATATCGAGATTGTGGGAGAGGCCACCAATGCCCAGGAGGCCATGACTCTAATTAAGGCTCTGGACTACCAGGTTCTTTTTTTAGACATTTCCATGCCCGGGATGAGCGGTCTTGAGCTGGGGGCGGTTATCCAGGAACTGCCCAGGCAACCCCAGGTGATTTTCGTGACCGCTTACGATGAATATGCGGTGCGGGCCTTTGAGGTCAATGCGGTGGATTACCTTTTGAAGCCGGTAGATCAGGCCCGGTTAAAAAAGGCCGTGGACAAAGTGCTGAAAAAATACCAGGAGATCACTCCGGCCGAAGCTGCGGCTTCGGAGGAGGACCTGGTTACGCCGGCCGTCCGGGGCGGCAACGGGGCGGGTCAATTTAAAATCGACCGTATCCCCGCGGAAAAGCAGGGCAAAACGGTGCTGGTCGCCGAGTCGGATATTGTGTACGCCTTCACGGAGCAGGATTATATTTACATTAAAACTTACGCCGATAAGTTTTTTACCCGTTTCACCTTAAAGGAACTGGAGGCCCGCTTAAACCCCAACATGTTTTTCCGCACCCACCGCTGCTATATAGTAAACCTCCACAAGGTAAAGGAAATCGTGCCCTTCTTTAACGGCACTTACAACCTGGTGGTGGATGACAAGGAAAACAGCGAGGTGCCGGTGAGCCGGGCCCAGGCAAAGAAGTTGCGCAAGATCTTGGGTTTTTGA
- a CDS encoding histidine kinase, which yields MQRRLALGVIARWLPINFLATGFVLLWDPLAWKLVLAMVCVNAVAAFVVSDYIQKQKIINLKTEQHPLDSTLQIASETLPYLRRGLNEETAAKTAEIIQKISDVAAVAITDREKVLAYIGAGSDHHQPGGAIMTDATREVLATGELKVVRSGRDLQCPVPHCPLESAVISPLKCKEEIVGTIKLYRTQPGEIPQNLVKLAEGLAQLLGMQMELAELDRQAQLVTKAELDALHAQINPHFLFNTLNTIIMFSRTNPETARRLLIRLASFFRHALKRHGHFNTLREEIEYLNTYLILEKARFREKLRVIRNIDRELLDYQVPVLTIQPLVENAIKHGILPKPGQGTVQITAQRLDEDMLIVIRDDGVGIPPERLSEVLRPGVGSGNGVGLSNVHERLKSLFGKDYGLRIISAPNAGTSVYVRVPLLCKLGQGEGNLGEVKGAHSR from the coding sequence ATGCAGAGGAGACTGGCCCTGGGGGTAATTGCCCGCTGGTTGCCGATCAATTTTTTAGCTACCGGTTTTGTGCTTTTATGGGACCCCCTGGCGTGGAAGCTGGTGCTGGCCATGGTCTGTGTCAATGCCGTGGCTGCTTTTGTGGTCAGTGACTACATCCAAAAACAAAAGATAATTAACTTAAAGACCGAACAGCATCCTCTGGATTCCACCCTCCAGATTGCCAGCGAAACACTGCCCTATTTGCGCCGGGGATTAAACGAGGAGACGGCGGCAAAAACCGCGGAGATCATTCAAAAAATCAGCGACGTGGCGGCCGTGGCCATCACTGACCGGGAGAAAGTCCTGGCTTACATCGGTGCCGGGTCCGACCACCACCAGCCCGGGGGTGCCATCATGACCGACGCCACCCGGGAGGTGCTGGCCACGGGCGAGCTAAAAGTGGTCCGCAGCGGCCGGGATCTGCAGTGTCCCGTGCCTCACTGTCCTTTGGAGTCGGCGGTGATTTCCCCTCTTAAGTGTAAAGAGGAAATTGTGGGAACCATTAAGCTTTACCGGACCCAGCCGGGGGAAATCCCCCAGAACCTGGTTAAGCTGGCCGAAGGTCTGGCCCAGTTGCTGGGCATGCAGATGGAGCTGGCGGAGCTGGACCGGCAGGCCCAGCTGGTGACCAAAGCGGAGCTGGACGCCCTTCATGCCCAGATAAACCCGCATTTTCTATTCAATACCCTCAACACGATCATTATGTTCAGCCGTACAAACCCGGAAACGGCGCGGCGCCTGCTTATCCGCCTGGCCTCCTTTTTCCGCCACGCTTTAAAGCGCCACGGTCATTTCAACACTTTAAGGGAAGAAATAGAGTACCTGAACACTTACCTTATTCTGGAAAAAGCGCGGTTTCGTGAGAAGTTGCGGGTAATCAGGAATATTGACCGGGAACTGCTGGACTACCAGGTGCCGGTACTGACCATCCAGCCTTTGGTGGAAAATGCCATTAAACACGGGATTCTCCCCAAGCCGGGACAGGGTACGGTGCAGATTACGGCCCAGCGGTTGGATGAGGATATGCTGATTGTGATTAGAGATGACGGGGTGGGTATACCCCCGGAAAGATTGTCCGAGGTGCTTCGGCCCGGCGTTGGCTCGGGCAACGGTGTTGGCCTCAGTAATGTGCATGAGCGGTTAAAGAGCCTTTTTGGCAAAGATTACGGCCTGCGCATTATCAGTGCACCCAATGCCGGAACGTCGGTTTATGTGCGGGTACCATTATTGTGCAAACTGGGGCAAGGGGAGGGGAATTTAGGTGAAGTTAAAGGCGCTCATAGTAGATGA
- the acs gene encoding acetate--CoA ligase, which translates to MANENKVLEALLKEDRTFPPPAYFVEKALVKDTSFYEEAKKDREAFWAKQAENLDWFQKWDKVLDTSNAPFFKWFVNGKLNVSYNCIDRHLNTWRRTKAAIIWEGEPGDDRVLTYQDLYREVTRCANVLKELGVRRGDRVTIYLPMIPELPIAMLACARIGAPHSVVFGGFSAESLRDRINDCQAKLVITADGGWRRGGIVPLKKNCDDALAGCPTVEKVLVVKRTGQDINFVQGRDYWWHEMMARAPIGCEPEHMDAEDMLYILYTSGTTGKPKGVVHTTGGYLVGVSATHRMIFDIKDDDIYWCTADIGWVTGHSYIVYGPLANGCTTVMYEGSPDWPERDRFWAIVEKYRVNILYTAPTAIRAFMKWGTEWPARRDLSSLRLLGTVGEPINPEAWMWYYKYIGNERCPIVDTWWQTETGMILISPLPGVTTLKPGSATIPFPGVEAAVVDNTGKDVPLGSGGYLVLKSPWPAMLRTIYGDPDRYVAQYWSRFENMYFTGDGARWDEDGYFWVMGRVDDVINVSGHRLGTMEIESALVDHPAVAEAAVIGKAHEVKGQAVSAFVTLKEGIQGTPQLIEELKAHVVKKIGALARPEDIFFTAELPKTRSGKIMRRLLRDIAEGRVLGDTTTLADPSVVAKIKEQYESQES; encoded by the coding sequence ATGGCCAATGAAAATAAGGTCCTTGAGGCGTTATTAAAGGAAGACCGGACATTCCCGCCTCCGGCATATTTTGTCGAGAAGGCGTTGGTAAAAGATACCTCCTTCTATGAAGAGGCAAAGAAAGATCGCGAGGCTTTCTGGGCCAAACAGGCCGAAAACCTGGACTGGTTCCAGAAGTGGGACAAAGTACTGGATACCAGCAACGCTCCCTTCTTCAAGTGGTTTGTAAACGGCAAATTGAACGTTTCCTATAACTGCATCGACCGCCACCTGAACACCTGGCGGAGGACCAAGGCGGCCATCATCTGGGAAGGTGAGCCCGGAGACGACCGGGTGCTAACCTACCAGGATCTGTACCGGGAAGTAACCAGATGTGCCAATGTGCTTAAAGAGCTGGGCGTCCGGCGGGGCGACCGGGTGACCATTTACCTGCCCATGATTCCCGAATTGCCCATTGCCATGCTGGCCTGCGCCCGCATCGGTGCCCCCCACAGCGTTGTGTTTGGCGGTTTCAGCGCTGAATCCTTGCGGGACCGTATTAACGACTGCCAGGCCAAGCTGGTCATCACTGCCGACGGCGGCTGGCGCCGGGGCGGCATTGTACCCTTGAAGAAGAACTGTGACGATGCGCTGGCCGGATGCCCCACTGTGGAAAAGGTGCTCGTGGTTAAACGCACCGGCCAGGACATTAACTTTGTCCAGGGGCGCGATTACTGGTGGCATGAAATGATGGCCAGGGCACCCATCGGCTGCGAACCGGAACACATGGATGCCGAGGATATGCTGTACATTCTTTATACCAGCGGTACCACCGGCAAGCCCAAGGGCGTGGTGCACACCACCGGCGGCTACCTGGTTGGGGTTTCCGCCACCCACCGGATGATCTTTGATATTAAGGACGATGACATTTACTGGTGCACCGCCGACATCGGCTGGGTGACCGGCCACTCCTACATCGTATACGGGCCCCTGGCCAACGGCTGTACCACGGTAATGTACGAAGGCAGCCCGGACTGGCCGGAAAGGGACCGCTTCTGGGCCATTGTGGAAAAATATCGCGTCAACATCCTGTACACTGCTCCTACGGCCATCCGGGCCTTTATGAAGTGGGGTACCGAGTGGCCCGCCAGGCGCGACCTCTCCAGCCTGCGCCTTTTGGGCACGGTGGGCGAGCCCATTAACCCCGAGGCCTGGATGTGGTACTACAAGTATATCGGCAACGAGCGCTGCCCCATTGTGGATACCTGGTGGCAGACGGAAACCGGTATGATTCTGATTTCACCGCTGCCGGGTGTTACCACCTTAAAACCCGGTTCTGCTACCATACCCTTCCCGGGTGTGGAGGCTGCCGTGGTGGATAATACCGGCAAGGATGTACCCCTGGGCAGCGGCGGCTATCTGGTCCTCAAGTCCCCCTGGCCGGCCATGCTGCGCACCATTTACGGCGATCCCGACCGTTACGTGGCCCAGTACTGGAGCCGGTTTGAGAACATGTACTTCACCGGTGACGGGGCCAGGTGGGATGAGGACGGTTACTTCTGGGTTATGGGCCGGGTGGACGACGTGATTAACGTCAGCGGGCACCGCCTGGGGACCATGGAAATTGAGAGTGCCCTGGTGGATCACCCGGCAGTGGCCGAGGCAGCCGTGATCGGTAAAGCCCACGAGGTAAAAGGCCAGGCCGTAAGTGCCTTCGTTACCTTAAAGGAAGGGATCCAGGGTACACCTCAGCTAATTGAGGAGCTAAAAGCCCACGTGGTTAAGAAGATCGGCGCCCTGGCCCGGCCGGAGGATATATTCTTCACCGCTGAACTGCCCAAGACCCGCAGTGGTAAGATCATGCGGCGCCTGCTGCGGGATATCGCCGAGGGCCGGGTGCTGGGGGATACCACCACCCTGGCTGATCCTTCGGTAGTGGCTAAAATCAAGGAACAATACGAATCACAGGAAAGCTAG
- a CDS encoding CBS domain-containing protein, whose translation MPLRLRVREIMVPAEEFPVLHEDADALSAFKLLRDYFRGKDGTWIGFESALVYNRQKKAVGILTVRGLLRALHFQALLDDLLKGDPAGLFFLPACWKQQFVTVKEVMRPVEVACVNENAALWEAALVMLKKKVNSIPVMAGDNLCGVVRTIDLFWLIGEILEDMA comes from the coding sequence ATGCCCCTTCGTTTGAGGGTGCGTGAAATTATGGTTCCCGCAGAAGAATTTCCGGTCTTGCACGAAGATGCCGACGCTTTGTCCGCCTTTAAATTGCTGCGCGATTATTTTCGCGGTAAAGACGGCACCTGGATTGGCTTTGAATCTGCCCTGGTTTACAATCGCCAGAAGAAGGCGGTAGGCATCCTTACCGTGCGGGGGCTCTTGAGGGCCCTGCACTTCCAGGCTCTCCTGGATGACCTGTTAAAAGGCGATCCGGCAGGTCTTTTTTTCCTGCCCGCTTGCTGGAAACAGCAATTTGTCACGGTTAAAGAAGTAATGAGGCCTGTGGAAGTGGCCTGCGTCAATGAGAATGCGGCTCTATGGGAAGCCGCGCTGGTAATGTTGAAAAAAAAAGTCAATTCTATACCGGTAATGGCCGGGGATAACTTGTGTGGTGTTGTGCGGACTATTGACCTGTTCTGGCTCATTGGCGAGATCCTGGAGGATATGGCCTGA
- a CDS encoding sulfite exporter TauE/SafE family protein, translated as MERRKRIMRWSLAALGALFLLSIPSVGEAAGEVLGSGDVVKQFVRLDAFGMLYLIVLGFLGGLISGFIGSGGAFVLTPGMMSLGAPAAIAVASNMCHKFPKAMVGAYKRYKYGQVDIKLGLIMAISAVIGVQIGIRIQKLIFAKWGAAGSNLYVSLAFVSVLTLLGLYMLYDARKAMHIKREDTTSGLAEKIKKFSLPPVINFNVANTRVSFWVIVPLGLGTGMLAATIAVGGFIGVPGMIYLLGVPPIVASATELVVAFVMGLTGTLTWALGGFVDIRMTLLILAGSLIGVQLGAVGTTYVKEYMIKLVMATIMLIVSISRAIAVPTYLHQLGVLKLGEDTVKMLTSTSFVIMCIALATGGVIILGNMWQSRRKLKVEEETVVAVGEGRI; from the coding sequence ATGGAGCGCCGTAAAAGAATAATGCGCTGGAGCCTGGCAGCCCTCGGGGCATTGTTTTTGCTTTCCATTCCCTCTGTGGGTGAAGCAGCCGGGGAAGTGCTTGGCTCGGGCGATGTGGTTAAGCAGTTTGTCCGGCTGGACGCCTTTGGGATGCTTTACCTGATAGTCCTGGGCTTTCTGGGGGGGCTGATCAGCGGCTTTATTGGGTCCGGAGGAGCCTTTGTGCTGACTCCCGGCATGATGAGTTTGGGTGCGCCGGCGGCCATCGCCGTGGCCAGCAATATGTGTCACAAGTTTCCCAAGGCTATGGTGGGAGCCTACAAGCGTTACAAGTATGGTCAGGTGGATATCAAGCTGGGTCTGATTATGGCCATTTCGGCGGTAATTGGCGTGCAAATAGGGATACGCATTCAAAAATTAATTTTTGCCAAATGGGGTGCGGCCGGTTCAAACCTTTACGTAAGCCTGGCATTTGTGTCCGTTCTTACTCTTTTAGGTTTGTATATGCTTTATGATGCCAGAAAAGCAATGCATATAAAGAGGGAGGATACGACTTCCGGGCTTGCGGAAAAAATTAAGAAGTTCTCGCTCCCGCCGGTAATAAACTTCAATGTGGCCAACACCAGAGTTTCTTTCTGGGTCATCGTCCCTCTGGGCCTGGGTACCGGCATGCTGGCGGCAACAATAGCCGTAGGTGGTTTTATCGGTGTTCCGGGCATGATTTACTTGCTGGGCGTACCGCCCATTGTGGCCAGCGCTACTGAGCTGGTGGTTGCCTTTGTCATGGGGTTAACAGGTACCTTAACCTGGGCATTGGGCGGCTTTGTAGATATCAGGATGACCCTTCTCATTCTAGCCGGTTCCTTAATTGGAGTGCAGTTGGGAGCTGTGGGTACGACTTACGTCAAGGAATATATGATCAAATTGGTCATGGCCACCATAATGCTGATTGTTTCCATCAGCAGGGCCATAGCCGTTCCTACCTACCTGCACCAGCTGGGTGTTTTAAAGCTGGGCGAAGATACTGTGAAAATGCTGACAAGTACAAGTTTCGTCATTATGTGTATAGCCCTGGCCACAGGCGGAGTGATTATTTTAGGCAACATGTGGCAGAGCAGGAGAAAACTCAAAGTTGAAGAGGAAACCGTTGTAGCGGTTGGTGAAGGGAGGATTTAG
- a CDS encoding CBS domain-containing protein, with translation MLPRKAREIMIPIEQFTTITEDATLHEGIQALRQSLHLEGRPWHGSRILVVLDQNGNLSGILTLRGILTAVGLYELLKDPLFKSESWSWYFLQKLKEGSRMRVRDIMRPYKVATVQADDDLLDVVRAFLKYSVNSLPVLDRGRLLGVVRIVDVFKVLSDYYQQ, from the coding sequence ATGCTTCCGCGAAAAGCCCGGGAAATTATGATTCCCATTGAGCAGTTTACCACTATTACCGAGGATGCCACCCTTCACGAGGGCATTCAGGCTTTGAGGCAATCCCTCCACCTTGAAGGAAGGCCGTGGCACGGCAGCCGTATTCTGGTTGTACTGGACCAAAACGGGAATCTAAGCGGTATTTTAACTCTGCGCGGTATTCTGACGGCAGTCGGATTATATGAACTACTTAAAGATCCCCTGTTTAAATCGGAGTCATGGAGCTGGTATTTTTTACAAAAATTGAAAGAGGGTTCTCGCATGCGGGTCCGGGATATAATGCGACCTTATAAGGTGGCTACGGTACAGGCTGATGATGATCTTTTGGACGTGGTTCGCGCTTTTTTAAAGTACAGCGTTAATTCCCTGCCCGTTTTGGACCGGGGGCGCCTGCTGGGTGTTGTACGTATCGTAGATGTGTTTAAAGTGTTGAGTGATTACTATCAGCAGTAA
- a CDS encoding sigma-54-dependent transcriptional regulator: MEDLILVVDDEESVRQSLKDILTDYGYRVETARDGREGLEKITTLDPATVIMDIRMPEVDGIKVLELVRLKGQDTPIILITAYGSTQSTIEAMKMGAFDYLLKPLQVNELIETVKKATEVKRLMRKTPSLTARDVIERADVMIGLSPEMQKVYKAIGRVANSNATVLIRGESGTGKELVARAIHYNSDRRDKPFIKINCASIPENLLESEMFGYEKGAFTGAITSKPGKFELAQRGTIFFDEIGEMSLSLQAKLLRVIQEREFERLGGTETIKVDVRIIAATNKDLENCIAEGTFREDLFYRLNVVDIYLPPLRERKDDIPVLVEHMIKLCNAEYKKQVTGFTDQAMKLLLEYDWPGNVRELKNVCERAVLMSTGPLLTVEDLPRNIRKSSRRLHWLKGLSGDSFKEMIAEVEREIILQALEEHNWNRSAAAQALKMNRSSLYLKMKELGIID, from the coding sequence ATGGAAGATTTGATTTTAGTTGTCGACGATGAAGAGAGCGTACGGCAAAGCCTTAAAGACATTCTTACCGACTACGGTTATCGTGTGGAGACGGCACGGGACGGCCGGGAGGGGTTAGAAAAAATAACCACGCTTGATCCGGCAACGGTAATAATGGATATCCGCATGCCGGAAGTAGACGGGATCAAGGTCCTGGAACTGGTGCGCTTAAAGGGGCAGGATACTCCCATTATTCTCATTACGGCTTACGGTTCCACTCAAAGTACCATCGAAGCCATGAAGATGGGTGCTTTCGACTACCTTTTAAAACCTCTTCAGGTTAATGAACTTATTGAAACGGTTAAAAAAGCCACAGAGGTTAAGAGGCTGATGCGAAAAACCCCCTCCTTGACCGCCCGGGATGTTATTGAGCGGGCCGATGTCATGATTGGGTTATCCCCGGAGATGCAAAAAGTGTACAAGGCTATCGGAAGGGTGGCCAATTCCAATGCCACCGTGCTTATCCGCGGCGAAAGCGGTACCGGTAAAGAACTTGTGGCCAGGGCGATACATTACAACAGCGACCGGCGCGATAAGCCTTTTATTAAAATCAACTGTGCCTCCATACCCGAGAATCTCCTGGAGAGTGAAATGTTCGGTTATGAAAAGGGCGCCTTTACCGGCGCGATAACATCAAAGCCGGGCAAATTTGAGCTGGCTCAGCGGGGAACTATTTTTTTCGATGAAATCGGGGAGATGTCCTTGAGCCTCCAGGCCAAGCTGCTCCGCGTCATCCAGGAGCGGGAATTTGAGCGCCTGGGAGGCACCGAAACCATCAAGGTGGACGTACGCATTATTGCCGCCACCAATAAGGACCTGGAAAATTGCATTGCCGAAGGTACTTTCCGGGAGGACCTGTTTTACCGCCTGAACGTGGTGGATATCTACCTGCCGCCTTTGAGGGAGCGCAAGGATGACATTCCCGTGCTGGTTGAACATATGATTAAACTCTGCAACGCCGAGTACAAAAAACAGGTGACCGGGTTTACGGACCAGGCCATGAAACTGCTGCTGGAATATGACTGGCCGGGCAACGTGCGGGAATTGAAAAATGTTTGCGAGCGGGCCGTATTGATGTCCACCGGTCCCCTGCTAACGGTGGAGGACCTGCCCCGCAACATCCGCAAAAGTTCCCGGCGCCTGCACTGGTTAAAGGGTTTGAGCGGGGATTCCTTTAAAGAAATGATCGCCGAAGTGGAGCGGGAGATCATTCTGCAGGCCCTGGAGGAGCATAACTGGAACCGTTCCGCAGCCGCCCAGGCGCTGAAGATGAACCGGAGTTCGCTTTATTTAAAAATGAAAGAACTGGGTATTATCGATTAA
- the atoS gene encoding two-component system sensor histidine kinase AtoS has product MGSLHRFFYGNRILFLVTLLLVLPVFLTVYMMHIIKNSELSLLEHQKAKLNQAAYLLDQNLTVSLDDYLVNNGLEGKSRQEKIIALGNFVNEKINSVKREYPEVHIGLYYAPLHVFFDGTSRFDENFSLRRKKAFEDTMAHRKSMVQNLGPEEGGIIEIYRPFTRNGKVEGVIRSAEYLSEVGYYGKRRHIEMIAYSAIAVVVLTGFGGAIYIFRDLVMQVRFIRQGLKTLEEDLTKTMPEAHGELGEIVEGINGFARRIAELNLYTETMLAVIDEAIVVVNAGGKVVLANNLARELFALPEGIKGPMINELFPKNSPLIDYLQRTLKEEKAFRDLMLNWNNGQKNSRQLLLSILPLKTASGQLLGAVINCRDLTERMRLEEKVRRQERLAALGKLVTGVAHEIRNPLTSISCYIQHWLQNNQPNAQALATIQREIARLDYIVEQLLYFTKPAEARLVQRDLNVLIRELTEFFREMHHGKYNLLLDLSTDLPPVWMDAEQMERVVVNIIFNAIQAMPEGGTISITTAYLPDRHQVAMTIADTGCGIPKENLAHLFDPFYSTRPKGTGLGLAIAYEIVQAHGGQIEVESEVGKGTRFTVYLRA; this is encoded by the coding sequence GTGGGATCATTGCACAGATTTTTTTACGGCAACCGTATATTGTTTCTGGTAACCCTGCTGCTGGTACTGCCCGTTTTTCTTACCGTCTACATGATGCATATTATCAAAAACAGCGAGCTCTCCCTTCTGGAACACCAGAAGGCAAAGCTGAACCAGGCGGCTTATTTGCTTGACCAGAACTTGACTGTCAGCCTGGATGATTATCTGGTCAACAACGGTCTGGAGGGTAAGTCTCGACAGGAAAAAATAATAGCCCTGGGTAATTTTGTTAATGAAAAGATTAACAGTGTTAAGCGTGAGTATCCTGAAGTACATATCGGATTGTATTATGCACCACTTCATGTTTTTTTTGATGGTACCAGTCGTTTCGATGAAAATTTTTCCCTCCGGCGTAAAAAGGCCTTTGAGGATACCATGGCCCACAGGAAAAGCATGGTGCAAAATTTAGGTCCTGAAGAAGGTGGGATTATTGAAATTTACCGTCCATTCACCCGCAACGGGAAAGTGGAAGGTGTGATCCGTTCGGCCGAATACCTTTCGGAAGTGGGTTACTACGGCAAACGGCGCCATATCGAAATGATTGCCTATTCGGCAATTGCCGTTGTGGTGCTTACGGGTTTTGGAGGGGCCATATATATATTCCGTGACCTTGTAATGCAGGTGCGGTTCATCAGGCAGGGATTGAAAACCCTGGAAGAAGATCTTACCAAAACAATGCCTGAAGCCCACGGTGAGCTTGGCGAGATTGTAGAGGGGATTAACGGTTTTGCCCGTCGCATTGCCGAGTTGAACCTGTACACCGAGACCATGCTGGCCGTAATTGATGAAGCCATCGTGGTAGTCAATGCCGGGGGTAAGGTGGTACTGGCCAATAACCTGGCCCGGGAACTTTTCGCCCTGCCGGAAGGGATTAAAGGCCCTATGATTAACGAGCTTTTTCCCAAGAACTCACCCCTGATAGATTACCTGCAACGGACATTAAAAGAAGAAAAAGCGTTTCGCGATTTGATGCTGAACTGGAACAACGGTCAAAAAAATTCCCGTCAATTGCTGTTGAGCATTTTGCCTTTAAAAACTGCTTCCGGTCAGCTCCTGGGGGCCGTGATTAATTGCCGGGACCTGACCGAACGTATGCGCCTGGAGGAGAAAGTGCGGCGCCAGGAACGTCTTGCCGCCTTAGGGAAGCTGGTTACCGGTGTTGCCCATGAGATCCGCAACCCGTTGACTTCCATTAGTTGCTATATCCAGCACTGGCTGCAAAATAATCAGCCAAATGCTCAGGCGCTGGCTACCATTCAGCGTGAAATTGCTCGCCTGGACTACATTGTGGAGCAGCTGTTGTACTTTACCAAACCTGCAGAGGCCCGGCTGGTACAGCGCGATCTAAATGTCCTGATTCGCGAATTGACTGAATTCTTCCGGGAGATGCATCACGGCAAATATAACCTTCTGCTCGATCTGAGTACCGACCTGCCGCCGGTCTGGATGGACGCAGAACAAATGGAAAGGGTAGTGGTCAATATAATCTTTAACGCCATCCAGGCTATGCCCGAAGGTGGCACCATATCCATAACCACCGCTTACCTGCCCGACCGGCACCAGGTGGCGATGACCATTGCCGATACCGGGTGCGGCATACCCAAAGAGAACCTGGCCCACCTTTTTGACCCATTTTATTCCACCAGGCCGAAGGGGACCGGCCTGGGGCTGGCCATTGCCTACGAGATCGTACAGGCCCATGGCGGGCAGATAGAAGTGGAGAGCGAGGTGGGCAAGGGAACCAGGTTTACCGTCTATCTCAGGGCATAG